In the genome of Nocardia sp. NBC_00416, one region contains:
- a CDS encoding anthrone oxygenase family protein produces MLDGVRATVLMAATVATGLMAGVFGIYALAIMPGLRSTDDRTFIGSFQAIDRAIVNPVFLLTFMGALVLSVVAALLNLGEGHRSVLLWAAAGAVLYLVAVVITVAVHLPLNDALKAAGDPSGLTDPAAVRAAFAEARWVAWNIVRAATSGVAFVLLAWALVQWGRVQASA; encoded by the coding sequence ATGCTCGACGGAGTGCGCGCGACCGTGCTGATGGCGGCGACCGTGGCGACGGGTCTGATGGCCGGTGTATTCGGGATCTACGCGCTGGCGATCATGCCGGGACTGCGGTCGACCGACGACCGTACGTTCATCGGATCGTTCCAGGCGATCGATCGCGCGATCGTCAATCCGGTCTTCCTGCTGACATTCATGGGCGCATTGGTGCTGTCCGTCGTGGCCGCCCTGCTGAACCTCGGCGAGGGGCACCGGTCCGTGTTGCTCTGGGCGGCCGCGGGCGCTGTGCTCTACCTGGTGGCGGTCGTGATCACGGTCGCGGTGCATCTGCCGCTCAACGACGCCTTGAAGGCGGCGGGCGATCCGTCCGGACTCACGGATCCGGCCGCCGTCCGGGCGGCGTTCGCCGAGGCGCGATGGGTGGCCTGGAACATTGTGCGCGCGGCGACCAGCGGGGTGGCCTTCGTGCTGCTGGCGTGGGCGTTGGTGCAGTGGGGCCGGGTCCAGGCTTCCGCCTGA
- a CDS encoding winged helix-turn-helix transcriptional regulator: MTTSLGSGREWTDPTCPVARTIDLVGDRWSLLIVRDAMDGAVTFTEFQQRLGIARNILADRLRRLVDHGILATSTAPGGKRRSYELTEAGRDLFTVVVALRQWGERHAFTGTEPRSVLVDRDDSPVAPLRTEDRAGELVTAATTRVRKVGDHDASMTNG, translated from the coding sequence ATGACTACGTCGCTCGGGTCCGGCCGCGAGTGGACCGATCCCACCTGCCCGGTCGCGCGAACAATCGACTTGGTGGGCGACCGGTGGAGCCTGCTGATCGTGCGTGACGCCATGGACGGCGCGGTGACCTTCACCGAATTCCAGCAGCGGCTCGGGATCGCCCGGAACATCCTCGCCGACCGCCTGCGCAGGCTCGTCGACCACGGGATCCTCGCCACGAGCACCGCTCCCGGCGGCAAACGGCGCAGCTACGAACTCACCGAAGCCGGGCGAGACCTCTTCACCGTCGTCGTGGCGTTGCGCCAATGGGGAGAACGCCACGCTTTCACCGGCACCGAACCCCGTTCGGTGCTCGTCGACCGCGACGACAGTCCCGTCGCGCCACTGCGCACAGAAGACCGCGCCGGCGAACTGGTCACCGCGGCGACCACTCGGGTTCGCAAGGTGGGTGACCACGATGCCTCGATGACAAACGGGTGA